CAGCGGCCGGCTCGGTGCCCTGATTGTCCATCTCCTGCTTCCCCTTACGGTGCTGGCGGTTGCCCGCGCCGTTGGCTCGGGTACAGCATCCGGGACCGCAGCACCCGGGACCGCAGCATCCGGGACGGCAGGACCCGCCGGGACGGCAGTACCCGCGGGAGCCGCGTCCTGGACCGCAGCCGCTACCGCCGGCCTTCTGCTGGCCGCCGTCACTGCTGCCGCGCCGTTGGTGTTCGTGCTGGCTGCCGCCGCGGTGCTCCTCCTGACGCTGGGACTGCGGCGCCGTGCAAGGACCCTGTGGTGGTCCCTGCTGCCCGGCGCTGTCCTCCTGCTCCCGCAGGTCCTCTCGGCGGCGCCCAACCTCCGCGCTGTCGTGGCGGATCCCGGCATGCCGCTGGCCTTCATCCGGTCCGAGGCCTGGCAGCAACTGCTCGGTTATCCGCTGGCCTTCGACATCAACGGCACCCTGGCGGGCCTGCTTCCGGTCGGACCCTGGAACCTGGCCCTGGCCCTGTTGGTCGGTGCTCCGGTTGTGTTCCTGGCTGCCCTTGCCCTTTTCCGCACCCGGTCCGCGCCGCTGGCGAGGCTGAGCTGGCTGCTGGTCGTGACGGCCCTGGCGCTCAACGCCGCAGCGTCCTACCTGGGAACCGCTGCCGCGCCGGATGCCGTGGTGACGGCATTCACGGGCCCGCTCGTCTCCGCCTGCACGCTGTTGCTTCTCTGCCCGGCGCTGGTCTTTGCCGGCGACCTCCTGTCCGGTGCTCGGCGCCGCACGGTTGCGCGCAGCAACCGCGTCCTGGCCGTGGTGCTTGGAACGGTGCTCGCGGCCGGTCCCGCCGCCAGCCTCGGCTTCTGGGTCATCCCGCAGTTCACCGGCAGCGGGTTCCCCGGAACCCAGGCCCCGGACGGGGCCGCCGCAGCTATCCTGCCGGGCACCAATCTGGAGGTCCAGAGTGCAGAAGACCGCAGCCTGCCCGCCACGGCAGCCGATGCCGGCAACGACACTACACAGTCACGCAGCCTCGTCCTTCATGTCGACGCGGAGGGCAATGTCTCGGCAGCGCTCATGCGCGGCGGCGGGACAACCCTGGAGCAGCTTTCCACCATTTACGCCGCCCGCGGAGTAAAGGGCGGTGCCGGCAGGGAAACGCTGGCGGACGACGATCCGGCGACTGCTGACCTGCGCCGAGCGGTGGCCGCGATTACCGCGGGCAGCGGAGTTGACCCGCGGGCAGACCTCGCCCGTCTCGGCGTCGCCTTCGTGGTACTGCAGGAATCCGATACGGCCGCCGAGCTGCTGGCCGGGCGGATGGACTCCGTACCCGGCTTGTCCGCAGTGGGACAAACCGACTCCGGCTGGCTGTGGCGGGTGAGCGAACCGCTCAGCGCAGCGGGTACGGAAACGCAGTCCGGCCTTGGTGCCAGGGCGCGCATCCTCAATGCGGACGGCAGCACCGCGGCGGCCGTGCCGTCCCAGACCGAAGACATCAGCACCTCCATCCCCGCCGGCGCGGAAGGCCGCCTACTGGTCCTCGCCGAACGCGCCGACGCCGGATGGCAGGCCAGCCTGAACGGCAGCCCGCTGACCGCGACGGATCATCAGTGGGCGCAGGCCTTCGAACTGCCTGCCGAGGGCGGAGAGCTCCGCGTGGACTATGCCAGCGCAGCCTCGCCGTGGCTTGAGGCGCTGCAGATCCTGGTGATCGGCCTGACCGTGCTCCTGGCGCTTCCCACGCCCACCGGCCAGACTGTCCGCCTTCCCGGCAAACGGGAATTGCCCGAGACGCCAACGGCGGCAAACGAGCCGCAGCCTACGGCCGGACCGGTACCCGGTCCGGCACAGACAGCTGCAAAAGAGGAATCGCCCGTGCCCTTCGGCGCAGGCCCGCACCGGGTTGACCGGACCCCGGAAGGAAGCCAGCAATGAGCAGGGACAAGTCCGGCAGCAAGCCGGGGGAGCAAGAACTCCCTTCTACGGAGGAAGAGGCTGAGCTGCGCCCGGAGGCACCGGAAACGCCTTCATCAACTTCGCCGACGCCCGCCGGCTCCAAACCTGGCGGAGCCACTGCCCGCAGGGCCGGTTCCGGCGGCGCCAGGACCGCCGGACGCTGGACAACAGGGATCCTGCTCCTGACTGCTGCCGGTGCCCTGGCGGCGGGGACATCGCTAGTTGGAACCGGTTCCGCAGGCGGGGCCGTAGACGTTCCCTATGCCGAAGTTCCCGCCGGGCCCCTGACCGGCGTGTGCCCGCAGCCGCCGCGGCTGCTCGCCGGCAACACGGCCGGTACGGACGCCGAGTTCAGCGCGGAGTCCACCTCTGCCAAGTCCGTAGTGAGCGCGGTTCTCCTGGCTGATGCGGGCAACCCGCTGCCGGCCGCCGAACTGTCGGCAGCCTCGGACGGTTCGGTCCTCAAGGGCATCGGCGGCGGCACGGACGCACCGCTCGCCGGAGAGCGGACCGCCGGCGTCGTACGCGAGACGCCGGTCTCCGCGGCGGCGCTTTTGAGCGCCGAGCCTGCCGGTGCCCAGCAGGTCACGGCCGGCGCCACCATGACCTATACCGCTGCAGACGGCGATCTGGCCGGACTCACGGCGGCCACCTGCCAGGCCCCGGCCAACGACCTTTGGCTGGTGGGAGCACGAACGAACGTCGGCGCCACAGCGGTGCTGCAGTTAACCAACCCGTCCCTGACCCCCGCCGATGTCGATTTGGAACTTTACGGCACTGCCGGTCCGGTGGAAGGGCCGGGCACCCGGGGCATCGCGGTGGCCCCGGGCGAAACAAAGTCAGTGGTCCTTGCCGGACTCGCCGCCAACCAGGACTCCCTGGCCGTGCGGGTGCGGAGCTCGGGCGGACCGGTTTCAGCGGTGATTTCGCAGAACCTGCTGCGGGGCCTGACCCCCGGCGGTGTGGAGCTGATCCAGCCCACGGCGGCTCCCGGCCCGGCACAGGTGGTCAGCGGCGTGCGCATCCAGAACCCGGAGGCTACCCGCAACCTGGCGAAGGAAGAGGGCTACGCGTCGGTGACGCCGTCACTGCAGATAGCGGTTCCGGGCGGCAGCGACGCCGTCGTGAATGTCCGCGTCTTCGGCAGCAACGGCGAAGCCGTCCTGGAGGGCGGCGGAAGCTACAACGCTGCGGCAGGCACGGTGACGCGCCTTCCGCTGGATACGCTGCCCGAAGGCACCTACACGCTGGATATTACGTCCGACGTCGCCGTGGCCGCGTCAGCCGTCTTCAGCCGCGGTTCCGATGCCGAGAAGGGGACCGATATTGCCGTTGCTCCTGCCGGCGAACGCCTTGGCAGCGAGCACCTGGCGGTACTGGCCTCAGGAGACTCCGCGCTCTCGTTCACGGCGCCGGAAGGGGCGTCCGAAGTGCGCCTCGCTGCTGTCACCGCCGACGGCGCCCTGCTGGCCGAGAAGACGGTGCAGCTCAAAGCGGCCTCCACTACCGTGGTCAACCCGGGCGATCTGGGTGGACCCGCCGCCGCGGTCCTGGTCAGTGCCACCGGAGCACCGGTTTACGGGGCACAGATAGTGACCGGGGGAGACACCGGGATCAGCGTAGTGCCCCTGCCCCGGGGCACCGTAGGCGGCAGCCGCGTACAGGTGGGTGTGGGGTACTAGACCTCAGTTACAGGGGGCGGAACCGGCCGTAGGCAGGATCAACGGTTTCCGGGTCCATTCCCATCAGGATCGCCAGCTGCTCCACGATGACGTCATGCACCAGCTCGCTGACGGGCACCAGGGAGCGGGCAGAGGTTTCGACGGCGTGCCGGTAGATGGTGATGACCGGCGGCCGGTTCGGCGCGGAGGCTGTCCCGGCGCCCAGCGGAATGGGTCCGCCGGAACGCGCCAGCTCCTCAAGTCCGGGAGGGATCTCCTCGACCACGAACTGGTAGGACTGGATCCGTTCGCCCCAGAGCCGTTCCAGTCGCTGCGCTGATTCCAGTACCCATTCGTCGAAACGTTCCGCGCGCGTGCGGGCACCGGCCAGATGCGGCGGGATCACGTCTCCCCGCAGGCCGCGCCCGTGCCGGTTGCGCCGCCGTTGCCGGAAGGACCGCGCCGGCGCACCGGGGGAGGAGGCGGCTGCGGCATTCGACTCATCATCGAGGCGCACCCGGAATGAAGATCCCATGGACATGTAAGAACTCTAACCGCTGGCCCCAGCCCCGGGGACCCCTTATTTTTTGTGCAACCGTCTTACGTCGCAGCCGGGCCCGGGGCCGCGGCTCCGGCGCGCCTGCACGGGCGCCGCGCAGGGAACGGGTAAAGTGATCCTCCGTGGAATCCTTACGCCAGTGCTCCCGGTCAGCCTGCCGCCATCCGGCGGTAGCTACGCTGACCTACGTATACGCCGATTCCACTGCAGTGCTTGGCCCGCTGGCCACCTACGCCGAGCCGCATTGTTACGATTTGTGTGCCGGCCACTCCGCCCGGCTTACCGCACCGCTGGGATGGGAACTCGTCCGCCTGAACCTGGAGGGCCAGCCCCGGACTCCGACCAGTGATGAACTCTCCGCTTTGGTGGACGCCGTACGTGAACAGGCGGCGAAGGCTACGGAAGAGGACGGCACGGAGCCGCAGCGCAGCGGAAAGCACACCCTGGAGCCACCCGCCGAAACCCCCGGGACCCGCCGGGCGCACCTGAAGGTGCTGCGCGAACAGAACTAGGCACCGCCCTGCGCCTTGGTACCTGCCTCCCAGGCGCTAGGCTTGGCTGTGATGCGCCGCCCACCGCGGCACCCGATTTCAAGGAAGTGCTGTATTAATGGCCAATCTGACAGCCGGACTCCTCGATGTCCTGCGTTGCCCTGCCACCGGATCCGTCCTCGTCCAGGACGGTGACGAACTCGTTTCGACCGTTCCCGACGCAAGCGGCGAACCGGTGCGGTACCGCGTGGAAGAAGGAATTCCGGTTCTGCTGAAGGCCGCCGCCACTCGGCAGGAGGGCTAACCGCCCGGACCCGCCGCGAACCCGTGAGGATTCCAGCGTGAGCATTGACTTCAAAGTAGCCGACCTTTCCCTCGCCGAAGCCGGACGCCACCAGATCCGCCTGGCCGAACACGAGATGCCAGGCCTGATGGCGCTGCGGCGCGAGTACGGTCCAAGCCAGCCGCTGGCCGGTGCCCGAATCGCCGGGTCCCTGCATATGACTGTGCAGACCGCCGTGCTGATCGAGACGCTGACGGCCTTGGGCGCTGAAGTCCGCTGGGCGTCCTGCAACATCTTCTCCACGCAGGACGAAGCCGCTGCCGCCGTGGTGGTAGGCGGGGGAACGGCGGCCGAACCTGCAGGCGTTCCCGTCTTCGCCTGGAAGAACGAGTCACTCGAGGATTACTGGTGGACCGCCGAGCAGATCCTTACCTGGCCCGAAGGATCCGGCGGCCCGAATATGATCCTCGACGACGGCGGTGACGCCACCCTCCTGCTGCACAAGGGCGTGGAGTTCGAAGCGGCGGGGTATGTACCGGAAAACCCGCAGGACGGCGACGAGGACTACTCCTACGAGTCCACCGTGATCCTCGACCGTCTGCGGCGCAGCCTGGCGGAGCATCCGGGGAAGTGGACCCAAATTGCAAAGGGCATCCGGGGCGTCACGGAGGAAACCACCACCGGTGTGCTGCGCCTCTACCAGCTGGCAGCCGAAGGCAAGCTGCTGTTCCCGGCCATCAACGTCAACGACTCCGTCACCAAGTCCAAGTTCGACAACAAATACGGCATCCGGCATTCCCTTCCGGACGGATTGAACCGTGCCACTGACACGCTTATCGGCGGCAAGGTTGCCGTGGTCTGCGGCTACGGCGACGTCGGCAAGGGTGCGGCGGAGGCACTTCGCGGGCAGGGCGCCCGGGTGATCGTCACGGAAATCGACCCCATCTGCGCGCTGCAGGCGGCGATGGACGGCTACCAGGTGGCGAAGCTGGAATCCGTGCTGGCGCAGGGCGATATTTTCATCACCACCACCGGCAACAAGGACATCATCATGGCCAGGCACATGGCCGCCATGAAGCACCAGGCCATCGTCGGCAACGTCGGCCACTTCGACAACGAGATCGATATGGCCGGACTCGCCCGGGTTCCCGGAATCCGCAAGGTCGAGATCAAGCCGCAGGTCCATGAATGGGTGTTCGACGAAGGCACTGACGCGCAGCGCAGCATCATTGTGCTCTCCGAAGGGCGGCTGTTGAACCTCGGCAACGCCACCGGCCATCCGTCCTTTGTGATGAGCAATTCCTTCGCGAACCAGACCATTGCGCAGATTGAGCTGTTCACCAGGCACGGCGACGGGACCTACGCCAACCAGGTCTACGTGCTGCCCAAGGTCCTGGACGAAAAGGTGGCCCGCCTGCACCTGTCCGCCCTCGGCGTCGAACTGACCGAGCTCACCAAGAGCCAGGCGGACTATCTGGGCGTCGACGTGGCCGGGCCCTTCAAGCCCGAGCATTACCGGTACTGACTGCCCGGGCTCAGTCGCTGAACGGCATCCGGTGCAGCCGTTCGGCCAGGGCCCGGGACTGCCACCGTTGGCGGTCCAGCCGGACGTAATCGCGGTCCCGGCGCTCGGCGACGACCGCCCGGAGGTAGGCCTCCGGATGCGTGCCCGGCGGCGGCTGCGGGGATACGTACGCAGTGGTTTCCGAGGCAAGTTCGGATGCAAGCGCTACTCTGGCCGTTCCGGTCATGTGTCCGCTCTGCGCCAGGAAGCGGGAGATGCGGCGGGCCAACCCGTCGGGCAGGCGGCCGATATCGGCCAGGTCCGCCCAGCCGGCAAGCTCAGGGGGAGCCGCGACCAGTTCCGGCAGCGGTGCCACCACCCGGTCCCGCAGGGCGTAGGTGCCGGCCATGAGGTCCCCGAGGCGCTTGGACTTGTCATTGAACAACGCCACCATGAAGGCCAGCGAACCGGCGAGCATGTAGATCTCCAGTACCGCGGTGAACGCCCGGATGAAGGCGTGCCGGAACCGCACCGAACCGCCGTCGTCGCGGACAATCCGCAGCCCCATGACCAGCCGGCCGAGCGACTTTCCCCGCGTCAGGGTTTCCACCGCCGCCGGGACCAACACAAACAGCAGCACCACAAGGCTCAGCGACAATGCCTGTGCCAGGGCCGGGTCCGACGACGCGACGGCCTGCGCAACGAGCAGCATCAAGCCGATAAACACGAGGACCTGGGCGATGACGTCGATGAGGGCGCTGACCATCCGCGCGGCGAAGCCGGCAGGACGGAGTTCAAGGACTACCGCTTCGCCGGTAACAATGCTGCTCATTCGTGTCCTCCTGAAGTGATGGGGACTACTGTACCGACCCGTTAGGGTGTAACCGTGGACCTCGATGCCTTCACTGCCGTGCACAGCGATGACTGGAAACGCCTCGACGAGCTGGCTGCCCGCCGCCGCTTAAGCGGCCCGGAAGCGGACGAACTGCTTCGGCTTTACCAGCGCGCCTCCACCCATCTTTCCATCGTGCGCTCGGTGGCCATGGAAGGAACGCTTTCCGCCTCCCTCTCCATGCGCCTGTCCCGCGCCCGGACACGGTTCACCGGCAGCCGGTCCAACTTCATGGAGGACCTGGCGAACTTTTTCGTTTTCTCCCTCCCCGCCGCCTTTTACCGCGTGCGCTGGCTCACCGTTGCGATAGGTGCAGCCTTCGTCCTGGTGGCCTGGCTGACCGGTTTCTGGGCCGTCAATACGCCGGGGGTGCTGGCAGCAGTGGGGTCGGACGAAGAGGTCCGACGCTATGTCGAAGAGGACTTCGTCAACTACTACTCCGAAAATCCGGCGGCGTCGTTCTCCGGCATGGTCTGGACCAACAATGCCTGGATCGCCGTCCAAGCGGTCGCGTTCGGCATCACCGGACTGTGGGTGCCCTGGATCCTGTACCAAAACGCCGTCAGCGTGGGCCTGTCCGCGGGCATGATGGCAGCACACGGCCGCCTGGACGTGTTTTTCACCTATATCCTGCCGCACGGATTCATGGAACTAACCGCCATTTTCATTGCCTCAGCCGCCGGGCTGCGGATTTTCTGGGCTTTCGCTGCACCCGGGCGGCGTTCCCGGATGACCGCCGTGGCGCAGGAGGGACGTTCCCTGATGACGGTTGCCCTTGGCCTGGTAGTGGTCCTGTTTGTCTCGGGACTGGTTGAGGGCTTCGTTACACCCAGCCCCCTGCCGGCCTGGCTGCGCCTGACCATCGGGTTCGGAGTATTTGCGGCGTACTGGGCGTACACGCTCATCCTTGGCGGAAGGGCCTACCGGGCCGGTCACCGAGGTGACCTGTCGGCGCGCGACGCCGGAGTGTATCTGCGTACGGCCTAGCCGCGGGGTGGCGTGCGGCCCACCCGGTGCTGTCCCGGTAGGGTCGAGTGTAAGACCAGCGGAGAACAGTTCAGGGAAGTGAAAGAGGAAGCAGTGGCAAGTCAGGACGAAACCCCCACGCATCGATCGACGGCCGGAGGGGAGCCGCTCAACGGAACCGAGGCTTCAGTGCCGCCGCAGGGGAGTGCCCCCAACGGATCGGGCTCCCACGCCGCTACTGCCCCGGAACCCGCCGGGACCAGTGAACACGCCGACTGGGACGCGGAGTTCGATAACCTCACCGCATCCCAGCGGGCGGATGCCGATGCGGAGGCTGCAGCAGATGAGGCAGGCGACGCACCCGTAGACGCCGAAGAGCCGGACGTCGAAGAGCCGGACGTCGAGGATGTCGAGCGGACCCCGGAGGCGCCGGAGCAGCTCGAGGACCCGAAAGATCCGGAGGGCCCGGAGGACGTTGAAGACGCTGACCTCGGGAACCGGGAAGCGGCTGAGAGCCCGGCTGCGTCCGGAAACCGTGATGCAGCGGGAACTGCCGGCACCGGTGGAACCGTCCCGGGCGGGCATCCGAAGGTTGCCCAGCGCAGCCAGCTTCCCATGCGCCGGGCCAGCACCCTGCCCGACCTGAGCGGTTATTCCTCCACCGACGACGACGACGACACCGACGACGCCGTCGACGCCGGCCCCGAGGACAGGGACCGCGCGGGTGGGGAAACGGCGGCAGCATCCGCTGAAACGTCATCCGGCGCGGTGGAAGCAGGGGAGGGCCTTCCGCATGCCGCGCCCTCCGGAGCGCATGAAGCCGGCCGGCATGAAGCCGACGGGTCCGGAGACTCCGAAACTGACTCCATAACTGACTCCGAAACGACGCCGGAGCGCGAACCGGAAACATCCGACGCCGTCGACGGCGAAGTGCAGGACGGCACTGCCGCGGAGACCACCGAGTCCACAAAGACTGCCGTCACACCGGTTATTGCCCACTCTGCCGAGACGGAGAGCGGGACGGAGCCAGCCATTGACAGGGCGGACCACGCCGACGACGTCGACCCGGCACTGGCTGAAGCGCAGCGCCGTGCACAGGAACGGGAGAAGGCAGCAGCGGGCAAGCCCGTCCTGGCCCGTGTCCTGCAGGTCATGATTGCCGTGTTCTTCCCGGTCATGGTGCTGGCCGCGGCCATCCGTGCCGTCGCGACGCCCCTGTTCCTGTGGGCGGAGTACCATCGGCCCGGTTTCCCGGCAGACAGTTACGGCTTCTCCACCGATGACCGGATGACCTACGGTTCCTACGCCGTGGACTACCTGCTCAACTTCAGCGGCTCCCGGTATCTGGGGGACCTGGTCGGGGACGGCGGGGAACCGCTGTACCTGGCCAGCGAAGTCAGCCACATGGCCGACGTCAAAACGGTGCTGACGGTGGCCTTCATCGCTGCGACAGTGATGGCGGTCCTGAGCCTCTTCGCCGCGCTTTATCTGCGCCGCCGCAGCCCGGGCGGCATCCGCCGGTCGCTGTTCTCCGGTGCGGTGGTCACACTGGTCCTGGTGGCGGCACTGGTCGTCCTCGCCGTTCTGGGCTGGGAACAGTTCTTCACCCAGCTGCATACCGTCTTCTTCGCGAACGGGAACTGGACCTTCCGGCTGGATGACACGCTGATCCGGCTCTTCCCGGCCCAGTTCTGGATGGACGCCGGGATCACCATTGCCGCGCTGGTGCTGCTCACCTGCGTTGTCGTGCTGGTCTGCTGCTGGCCGACCCGGGCACGCCGGGAACGCGTTCAGCAGGCCCGGGAAGACGCCCGCCGCCGTTACGCAGAGTCCCTCGAAGCACTCTAGGTCGAGCACCGGCAGTCCCGCAGCACAAAAATCCCCCGTACCGGTATCGGTACGGGGGATTTTTATTGCCGCTGTGTGCCTACTTGGCGTAGAGCTTGTCGACCTCGTCGGAGTAATCCGCAATCACCGCATTGCGGCGCAGCTTCAGCGTGGCCGTGAGATGG
This genomic stretch from Arthrobacter sp. zg-Y1110 harbors:
- a CDS encoding glycosyltransferase, with product MTAQTRPADFCIGVDAGSTDASASLLQLGLPVGSPVIAVPARSGFGAAVTAGLAELPDNLRVTGSGAASGSGTEDGVGSVQEWIWLLHDDSAPDPGALQELLLAVERAPSVTIAGAKQVEWDNDRRLVDVGVSINRWAERLTLIDADELDQGQYDSRSDIFAVNSAGMLIRRDAWDLLGGFDPALPGSGDDIDLCWRNRLAGNRVVVVPSARMRHAGNRPNPAASASAARRAEIFLRLKHAPLWQVPFLAVGAVLGGIGRFFLGMVAKDPAYAVSSLLTSAAAVLRPVDLYRSRRQAAVTRRRPRNAVNALRSGSREVREHRRTMYRAASPETPETGSAEYVPSGDTNNDFAALEGPGRAWVGLGAVAAVLLLAGFSLAGLHRLFGASAVAGGALVPLGQGVGEVWAAATGWWAQLGSGAPAHGDPFNFVLTLLAIAGFGNGNAALLILLFLALPLAGLSAWFAAGAFTSHRGLRFWAALFWAAVPAFQVALGSGRLGALIVHLLLPLTVLAVARAVGSGTASGTAAPGTAASGTAGPAGTAVPAGAASWTAAATAGLLLAAVTAAAPLVFVLAAAAVLLLTLGLRRRARTLWWSLLPGAVLLLPQVLSAAPNLRAVVADPGMPLAFIRSEAWQQLLGYPLAFDINGTLAGLLPVGPWNLALALLVGAPVVFLAALALFRTRSAPLARLSWLLVVTALALNAAASYLGTAAAPDAVVTAFTGPLVSACTLLLLCPALVFAGDLLSGARRRTVARSNRVLAVVLGTVLAAGPAASLGFWVIPQFTGSGFPGTQAPDGAAAAILPGTNLEVQSAEDRSLPATAADAGNDTTQSRSLVLHVDAEGNVSAALMRGGGTTLEQLSTIYAARGVKGGAGRETLADDDPATADLRRAVAAITAGSGVDPRADLARLGVAFVVLQESDTAAELLAGRMDSVPGLSAVGQTDSGWLWRVSEPLSAAGTETQSGLGARARILNADGSTAAAVPSQTEDISTSIPAGAEGRLLVLAERADAGWQASLNGSPLTATDHQWAQAFELPAEGGELRVDYASAASPWLEALQILVIGLTVLLALPTPTGQTVRLPGKRELPETPTAANEPQPTAGPVPGPAQTAAKEESPVPFGAGPHRVDRTPEGSQQ
- a CDS encoding DUF5719 family protein, giving the protein MSRDKSGSKPGEQELPSTEEEAELRPEAPETPSSTSPTPAGSKPGGATARRAGSGGARTAGRWTTGILLLTAAGALAAGTSLVGTGSAGGAVDVPYAEVPAGPLTGVCPQPPRLLAGNTAGTDAEFSAESTSAKSVVSAVLLADAGNPLPAAELSAASDGSVLKGIGGGTDAPLAGERTAGVVRETPVSAAALLSAEPAGAQQVTAGATMTYTAADGDLAGLTAATCQAPANDLWLVGARTNVGATAVLQLTNPSLTPADVDLELYGTAGPVEGPGTRGIAVAPGETKSVVLAGLAANQDSLAVRVRSSGGPVSAVISQNLLRGLTPGGVELIQPTAAPGPAQVVSGVRIQNPEATRNLAKEEGYASVTPSLQIAVPGGSDAVVNVRVFGSNGEAVLEGGGSYNAAAGTVTRLPLDTLPEGTYTLDITSDVAVAASAVFSRGSDAEKGTDIAVAPAGERLGSEHLAVLASGDSALSFTAPEGASEVRLAAVTADGALLAEKTVQLKAASTTVVNPGDLGGPAAAVLVSATGAPVYGAQIVTGGDTGISVVPLPRGTVGGSRVQVGVGY
- a CDS encoding metallopeptidase family protein, coding for MSMGSSFRVRLDDESNAAAASSPGAPARSFRQRRRNRHGRGLRGDVIPPHLAGARTRAERFDEWVLESAQRLERLWGERIQSYQFVVEEIPPGLEELARSGGPIPLGAGTASAPNRPPVITIYRHAVETSARSLVPVSELVHDVIVEQLAILMGMDPETVDPAYGRFRPL
- a CDS encoding DUF3499 domain-containing protein; translation: MESLRQCSRSACRHPAVATLTYVYADSTAVLGPLATYAEPHCYDLCAGHSARLTAPLGWELVRLNLEGQPRTPTSDELSALVDAVREQAAKATEEDGTEPQRSGKHTLEPPAETPGTRRAHLKVLREQN
- a CDS encoding Trm112 family protein produces the protein MANLTAGLLDVLRCPATGSVLVQDGDELVSTVPDASGEPVRYRVEEGIPVLLKAAATRQEG
- the ahcY gene encoding adenosylhomocysteinase, giving the protein MSIDFKVADLSLAEAGRHQIRLAEHEMPGLMALRREYGPSQPLAGARIAGSLHMTVQTAVLIETLTALGAEVRWASCNIFSTQDEAAAAVVVGGGTAAEPAGVPVFAWKNESLEDYWWTAEQILTWPEGSGGPNMILDDGGDATLLLHKGVEFEAAGYVPENPQDGDEDYSYESTVILDRLRRSLAEHPGKWTQIAKGIRGVTEETTTGVLRLYQLAAEGKLLFPAINVNDSVTKSKFDNKYGIRHSLPDGLNRATDTLIGGKVAVVCGYGDVGKGAAEALRGQGARVIVTEIDPICALQAAMDGYQVAKLESVLAQGDIFITTTGNKDIIMARHMAAMKHQAIVGNVGHFDNEIDMAGLARVPGIRKVEIKPQVHEWVFDEGTDAQRSIIVLSEGRLLNLGNATGHPSFVMSNSFANQTIAQIELFTRHGDGTYANQVYVLPKVLDEKVARLHLSALGVELTELTKSQADYLGVDVAGPFKPEHYRY
- a CDS encoding RDD family protein; translated protein: MSSIVTGEAVVLELRPAGFAARMVSALIDVIAQVLVFIGLMLLVAQAVASSDPALAQALSLSLVVLLFVLVPAAVETLTRGKSLGRLVMGLRIVRDDGGSVRFRHAFIRAFTAVLEIYMLAGSLAFMVALFNDKSKRLGDLMAGTYALRDRVVAPLPELVAAPPELAGWADLADIGRLPDGLARRISRFLAQSGHMTGTARVALASELASETTAYVSPQPPPGTHPEAYLRAVVAERRDRDYVRLDRQRWQSRALAERLHRMPFSD
- a CDS encoding stage II sporulation protein M, giving the protein MDLDAFTAVHSDDWKRLDELAARRRLSGPEADELLRLYQRASTHLSIVRSVAMEGTLSASLSMRLSRARTRFTGSRSNFMEDLANFFVFSLPAAFYRVRWLTVAIGAAFVLVAWLTGFWAVNTPGVLAAVGSDEEVRRYVEEDFVNYYSENPAASFSGMVWTNNAWIAVQAVAFGITGLWVPWILYQNAVSVGLSAGMMAAHGRLDVFFTYILPHGFMELTAIFIASAAGLRIFWAFAAPGRRSRMTAVAQEGRSLMTVALGLVVVLFVSGLVEGFVTPSPLPAWLRLTIGFGVFAAYWAYTLILGGRAYRAGHRGDLSARDAGVYLRTA
- a CDS encoding TIGR01906 family membrane protein, with the protein product MKEEAVASQDETPTHRSTAGGEPLNGTEASVPPQGSAPNGSGSHAATAPEPAGTSEHADWDAEFDNLTASQRADADAEAAADEAGDAPVDAEEPDVEEPDVEDVERTPEAPEQLEDPKDPEGPEDVEDADLGNREAAESPAASGNRDAAGTAGTGGTVPGGHPKVAQRSQLPMRRASTLPDLSGYSSTDDDDDTDDAVDAGPEDRDRAGGETAAASAETSSGAVEAGEGLPHAAPSGAHEAGRHEADGSGDSETDSITDSETTPEREPETSDAVDGEVQDGTAAETTESTKTAVTPVIAHSAETESGTEPAIDRADHADDVDPALAEAQRRAQEREKAAAGKPVLARVLQVMIAVFFPVMVLAAAIRAVATPLFLWAEYHRPGFPADSYGFSTDDRMTYGSYAVDYLLNFSGSRYLGDLVGDGGEPLYLASEVSHMADVKTVLTVAFIAATVMAVLSLFAALYLRRRSPGGIRRSLFSGAVVTLVLVAALVVLAVLGWEQFFTQLHTVFFANGNWTFRLDDTLIRLFPAQFWMDAGITIAALVLLTCVVVLVCCWPTRARRERVQQAREDARRRYAESLEAL